In the genome of Bacteroidota bacterium, the window ACCGTCTGCTCTCCGAACTCAAGGTACGACACCTTGCCAACGTGTTCATTATTGCCAGCGTGTTCGTAGTGTTGGGGACGACGTTGTACCCTTTTGATTTCACGCTTGATGAATTCAAGGAACGGCTCGATCATTTTCTCAACCAGGATTACAGGCATGTTCGCGGCCACCGGAACGATATCATCACCAACATCATTCTCTTCCTTCCTATCGGTTTCAGTTTCAGTATTCTCTCAACGCGGATGAAGTTCAGCTTCCTTCGGGGATTGTTCGGAGTGACGGTTGCGGGGGGATTGTTGTCCCTCACCGTTGAGTTGTTGCAACTGTTTCTTCCGTTTCGTTTCTCGTCGATACTGGATATCATGGCTAATGCTGCGGGATCTGCATTCGGCTACACAGGCTATGTGATCATTTCACGGACTGTTTACCGGACGTTGACTTCAGCTATCGAGAGAATAAACAAAGGACACAAAGTCGGGTGGTTGGCGGCAATGTACCTGCTGTATGTTCTCTGTTTGCTTCTCGGATCATGGCCGTTGCAGGTTTCGTCTTTCGTGGCCGAGTTCAACCTTGCATACCCGTTGCTTGTCGGTAATGAACCCGGTGGCTCGTGTCCGTGGAATGGCTCCATTAACGAGTTGGTAGTTGCGAACTACCCCTTCTCTCTTCAAGGTGTGGAGGAATATCTGGCCGGACGCGAGTTGAACGCCAATGATCGGAAGGATATTGTTGCTCATTACACCTTCGAGGGCGCCGGTCCGTATCACGACAAACTGAATCTCAATCCGCCCCTGGAGTGGCACGGCAAAGTCTCCGAGGCCCCTGATTCTGAGGAACACGCCCGAATTATGCCCGACAGATGGCTGCAGACGAACGAAGCCGCATCTTCGCTTTCCTATGCAATCATGCGGACGCTCCGCTACACTGTATGCTTTACGGTTTCGAGCAAGGATGCGAAGCATCAACATATTGCGCGCATGATTGCTGTCGCCTCCGATCCGTACCGCCAGAATTTTTCCATCGTGCAGATTCGCGACGATCTCGGCATCCGCTTCCGTTCCATGACTACGGGCATCAACGGCACGAATCCTCAATTCATGATCAACGGCCTATTTGCAGATACCATAACGCATCGGATTGTTGTTTCCGTCAGCCCGGCCCAGGTTCGCGTGTTCGTGGACAGTATTGAGAATGCCTACGCAATCGAACTCGGTCCCGGTTTTGCAATGCTCAACAAGTTCTTTCCGAACAACGGCAAGCTCTCCATCACCTCACCGATGAAGAATTTCCACCGGGTACTGTTTGCCGTCGTGGTGTTTGTTCCCCTTGGCTACTTGCTTGCGTTACTCGTGAGCGAGATACAACGTGGGGTCATCCTCCGGGTTCTTGTTGCTTGCGCCGGCATTGCCGTACCGCCGTACGTGCTTGAGCGGATGTTGTGTTATATGGTGGGAAGGGAGATCAGTTGGGCGAATCTCGCGATCGGATTTGCGTTGATGTTCGGGACTCTCCTCGTTACACTCAGCTCAAAA includes:
- a CDS encoding VanZ family protein — its product is RLLSELKVRHLANVFIIASVFVVLGTTLYPFDFTLDEFKERLDHFLNQDYRHVRGHRNDIITNIILFLPIGFSFSILSTRMKFSFLRGLFGVTVAGGLLSLTVELLQLFLPFRFSSILDIMANAAGSAFGYTGYVIISRTVYRTLTSAIERINKGHKVGWLAAMYLLYVLCLLLGSWPLQVSSFVAEFNLAYPLLVGNEPGGSCPWNGSINELVVANYPFSLQGVEEYLAGRELNANDRKDIVAHYTFEGAGPYHDKLNLNPPLEWHGKVSEAPDSEEHARIMPDRWLQTNEAASSLSYAIMRTLRYTVCFTVSSKDAKHQHIARMIAVASDPYRQNFSIVQIRDDLGIRFRSMTTGINGTNPQFMINGLFADTITHRIVVSVSPAQVRVFVDSIENAYAIELGPGFAMLNKFFPNNGKLSITSPMKNFHRVLFAVVVFVPLGYLLALLVSEIQRGVILRVLVACAGIAVPPYVLERMLCYMVGREISWANLAIGFALMFGTLLVTLSSKLYRMKSAASIKESR